A genomic region of Carassius carassius chromosome 27, fCarCar2.1, whole genome shotgun sequence contains the following coding sequences:
- the mideasa gene encoding mitotic deacetylase associated SANT domain protein a isoform X2: MSLSPHQRGTVNRISKQNVEAIGETMQHSGDLFYNVGASSLEQTHSSPEALVDSSPEVQSVYKSDKAYEVRGHFQQSEPVKWTPQNPMQTASWFQGAPNLNKWSQNFGPSLGGMDDPRAFHKGHEMESIKLEKHSPSSSQSYTDTAPIPGAEWDHHTMAAMHHAQFQALQQGHRPADLQYQPQGMHHDMSDSTLQPFQLAFGPTKPPQAPGFQQVFQGNSASLNINYNEKQKSQQQLLQLQQQLHRQHQMQQLQQMRQLQQQQQQQQQQQQQQHQMQQQQQLHQMQRQYQLQQMQQQLQQHAQGFQHPETIEKQRVKQGIESQDLASTQVKTDSSQTQVTIPQTQLPIPQGANYQESGPEEATPELQETQTKHQVLPRRSRRLSKDGPSPQGNQTSKEKVSAQNGGVGGVQGPTVGVIQSTPRRRRASKEVNLETLAQKASEMAFLPAKCEDITSGRPAGMAPLVIPVSVPVRKGQMDAPGNWTQLDNIQHPSEISHQQNQPDRKPSVIVARRLSIKNSASESFIQGKGQEDKSRRRPRPEPLVIPQPCTFITPSVYSSITPYQSNLRSPVRLLDHASFIPPYTPPPILSPVREGSGLYFSAVLSSMATGSQVLPPPSTPRSATRSLLHSSSSEITPPALSVIGEATPVSLEPRINIGSQYQAEIPELLDGTLALKDQHKATLVWLPNSQSDSTPSQDTRLDDLMNLVCSSVMYGGGTNPELAMHCLHECRGDVMEALEMMLMKNPIFSKNHHLANYHYAGSDCWTVDEKRYFNKGISAYTRDFFLVQKLVRSKTVAQCVEFYYTYKKQAKIKVKQEEENDSRQQEGTQDNVTLQNINNERADVAHEDQKNSSVEESSGLVAAPQPSFRTPPPAPPKPHSDSTGKKNRASIGNKTQGEPEGIFPCKKCSRVFYKVKSRSAHMKSHAEQEKKAAAQRQREEEERAAKARQEMLLEAARRKEEQRGGQEESSGAEESSVELDDEQDEDWH; this comes from the exons ATGAGTCTTTCTCCACACCAAAGAGGAACCGTAAACCGTATTAGCAAGCAGAATGTTGAAGCCATTGGTGAAACAATGCAGCATTCAGGAGATCTGTTCTACAATGTAGGTGCTTCCTCTTTGGAGCAAACTCACAGCAGCCCAGAGGCTTTGGTGGATTCTAGCCCTGAAGTCCAAAGTGTTTACAAATCTGATAAAGCATATGAGGTCCGAGGCCATTTTCAGCAATCGGAACCAGTAAAGTGGACACCTCAAAACCCAATGCAGACTGCATCTTGGTTTCAGGGCGCCCCGAACCTGAATAAGTGGTCACAGAACTTTGGACCTTCTCTAGGTGGTATGGATGACCCAAGAGCCTTTCACAAAGGTCATGAAATGGAGTCTATAAAGTTGGAAAAGCATTCACCAAGTTCCTCTCAGTCCTACACAGACACCGCTCCTATTCCCGGGGCGGAATGGGACCATCACACGATGGCAGCCATGCATCATGCTCAATTTCAGGCGCTCCAACAAGGTCACAGACCTGCAGACCTCCAGTATCAGCCTCAGGGAATGCATCACGATATGTCTGACTCTACTCTGCAACCCTTCCAATTGGCATTCGGACCTACCAAGCCACCACAGGCGCCTGGTTTCCAACAAGTCTTTCAAGGCAACAGTGCgtctttaaatattaattataacgAAAAGCAGAAATCGCAACAGCAGCTCTTGCAGTTGCAACAGCAGCTACATCGCCAGCACCAGATGCAACAGCTGCAACAAATGCGTCagttgcagcagcagcagcaacaacaacagcagcagcagcagcagcaacatcaaatgcaacagcagcagcagctgcatCAAATGCAACGGCAATACCAGCTGCAACAGATGCAGCAGCAACTGCAACAGCATGCACAAGGTTTTCAACACCCAGAGACTATAGAAAAGCAGCGAGTCAAACAAGGAATTGAGTCACAAGATCTAGCCAGTACTCAGGTGAAAACAGATTCGAGTCAGACCCAGGTTACCATCCCCCAAACACAACTTCCTATCCCTCAAGGAGCAAATTATCAGGAATCGGGTCCTGAAGAGGCCACTCCAGAACTCCAGGAGACCCAAACCAAACATCAGGTCCTCCCTCGCCGCTCCCGACGGCTTTCCAAAGATGGACCCTCTCCTCAAGGTAACCAGACATCCAAGGAAAAGGTTTCTGCTCAGAATGGAGGAGTAGGTGGAGTCCAAGGACCCACAGTGGGGGTCATCCAGAGCACTCCGAGACGACGGAGGGCCTCAAAGGAGGTCAACCTTGAGACTCTAGCTCAAAAGGCTTCAGAGATGGCGTTTTTGCCAGCAAAG TGTGAGGACATAACTTCTGGCAGACCAGCAGGTATGGCACCCCTAGTCATCCCAGTTTCGGTGCCAGTTCGGAAAGGTCAAATGGATGCGCCGGGCAACTGGACACAGCTGGATAATATTCAACATCCCTCAGAGATTTCACATCAACAAAACCAGCCTGATCGTAAACCCTCAGTTATTGTAGCACGCCGGCTCTCAATAAAGAACTCTGCATCCGAGAGCTTCATCCAG GGTAAAGGGCAAGAGGACAAATCCAGGCGCCGCCCGCGTCCCGAGCCTCTGGTCATACCTCAACCTTGCACATTCATCACTCCTTCTGTTTACTCCAGCATCACTCCCTACCAGAGCAATCTGCGCTCCCCAGTACGCCTGCTAGACCATGCCAGTTTCATCCCTCCATACACCCCTCCACCCATTCTTTCCCCTGTGCGAGAAGGCTCTGGGCTGTACTTCTCTGCTGTCCTGTCTTCTATGGCAACAGGCAGCCAGGTCCTGCCACCTCCATCCACACCCCGCAGTGCCACTCGAAGTTTACTGCATTCAA GCAGTTCTGAAATAACCCCTCCTGCTCTCTCAGTGATTGGAGAAGCAACGCCTGTCAGCCTAGAACC GCGAATAAACATCGGCTCTCAGTATCAGGCAGAAATTCCAGAACTATTGGATGGAACACTGGCCCTAAAGGACCAGCATAAAGCCACTCTGGTCTGGCTCCCTAATTCACAGTCTGATTCTACACCCTCCCAGGATACAAGAC TTGATGACCTGATGAACCTGGTCTGCTCCAGTGTCATGTATGGAGGAGGAACCAACCCAGAGCTAGCGATGCACTGCCTGCATGAGTGCAGAGGGGATGTCATG GAAGCTCTAGAAATGATGTTGATGAAGAATCCCATCTTCTCCAAGAACCACCATCTGGCGAACTACCACTACGCTG GATCAGACTGCTGGACTGTGGATGAAAAAAGATACTTCAACAAGGGAATTTCTGCTTACACGAGAGATTTCTTCTTGGTGCAAAAACTG GTGAGGAGTAAAACCGTGGCACAGTGTGTGGAGTTCTACTACACCTATAAGAAACAAGCAAAG ATCAAAGtgaaacaagaagaagaaaatgatAGCAGACAACAGGAGGGAACACAAGACAATGTGACACTTCAGAACATTAATAAT GAGAGGGCAGACGTGGCTCACGAGGACCAGAAGAACAGCTCTGTGGAAGAGTCTTCTGGCCTGGTGGCAGCTCCTCAACCCTCCTTCAGAACTCCTCCCCCTGCACCTCCGAAGCCTCACTCTGACAGTACTGGGAAGAAAAACAGGGCCTCGATTGGCAACAAAACTCAGGGAGAGCCGGAGGGTATTTTCCCTTGCAAGAAGTGCAGCAG GGTGTTCTATAAGGTGAAGAGTCGCAGCGCTCACATGAAGAGTCACGCCGAGCAGGAGAAGAAGGCAGCAGCACAGCGccaaagagaagaggaggagCGGGCCGCTAAAGCTCGACAGGAGATGCTTCTGGAGGCAGCGAGGAGGAAAGAGGAACAAAGAGGAGGACAAGAAGAGAGTAGTGGAGCTGAGGAAAGCTCAGTAGAGCTGGATGATGAGCAGGATGAGgactggcattga
- the slc35f6 gene encoding solute carrier family 35 member F6: MAWTKYQYFLAALMLITGSVNTLSAKWADLFSAPGCYGSPNHGFSHPFVQAVGMFLGELSCLVVFHILLCHDRRKPEPTMDPGQSFNPLLFLPPALCDMLGTSIMYVALNMTSASSFQMLRGAVIIFTGLLSVAFLGRRLQPSQWIGILFTILGLVVVGLADFVSGHGDDSHKLSEVITGDLLIIMAQIIVAVQMVLEEKFVYKHNVHPLKAVGTEGFFGFVILTLLLIPMFYIHVGSFADNPRQVLEDALDAFCQIGHKPLILLALLGNTVSIAFFNFAGISVTKEISATTRMVLDSLRTLVIWVMSLLLGWEVFHGLQILGFIILLVGTALYNGLHKPLMAKLPCFPGEQRAEEGEAPERERLLGAGTAANES, from the exons ATGGCTTGGACCAAATATCAGTACTTTCTCGCCGCTTTGATGCTCATCACAGGCTCTGTTAACACACTATCCGCAAA ATGGGCTGATTTGTTCTCTGCACCTGGATGTTATGGTTCCCCAAATCATGGCTTCTCCCACCCTTTTGTACAG GCTGTGGGAATGTTTTTGGGAGAGTTGTCCTGTCTGGTGGTGTTCCACATTCTCCTTTGTCATGATCGGCGCAAACCTGAGCCCACGATGGATCCGGGCCAAAGTTTTAACCCCCTACTTTTCCTCCCCCCTGCCCTTTGCGACATGCTGGGCACATCCATCATGTATGTTG CACTGAACATGACCAGTGCCTCCAGTTTCCAGATGCTGCGAGGAGCTGTGATCATCTTCACTGGACTGTTGTCTGTAGCGTTCTTAGGACGGCGGCTGCAACCCAGCCAGTGGATTGGGATCCTATTCACCATCCTTGGTCTGGTGGTGGTTGGCCTGGCTGATTTTGTGAGCGGCCATGGAGATGACTCCCATAAGCTCAGTGAGGTTATCACAG GGGACCTTTTGATCATCATGGCACAGATTATTGTTGCAGTCCAGATGGTCCTGGAGGAGAAGTTTGTTTACAAGCACAATGTGCATCCACTGAAGGCTGTTGGGACTGAAG GTTTTTTTGGATTTGTCATCCTCACTTTGCTCCTCATCCCAATGTTCTACATCCATGTGGGAAGTTTTGCAGACAACCCACGGCAGGTCCTTGAAGACGCATTAGACGCCTTCTGTCAGATTGGCCATAAGCCCCTTATTTTACTGGCACTGCTGGGCAACACAGTGAGCATCGCCTTCTTTAACTTTGCTGGCATCAGTGTCACCAAAGAAATAAGTGCCACTACTCGCATGGTGCTGGACAGTCTGCGTACTCTGGTCATCTGGGTCATGAGTTTACTGCTGGGCTGGGAGGTATTCCACGGCCTACAGATTTTAGGCTTCATCATCCTACTCGTGGGTACAGCACTATATAATGGACTCCACAAGCCCTTGATGGCCAAACTGCCCTGCTTCCCTGGAGAGCAGAGAGCAGAGGAGGGAGAagccccagagagagagagactgcttgGTGCAGGGACAGCTGCAAATGAGAGCTAA
- the mideasa gene encoding mitotic deacetylase associated SANT domain protein a isoform X1, producing the protein MSLSPHQRGTVNRISKQNVEAIGETMQHSGDLFYNVGASSLEQTHSSPEALVDSSPEVQSVYKSDKAYEVRGHFQQSEPVKWTPQNPMQTASWFQGAPNLNKWSQNFGPSLGGMDDPRAFHKGHEMESIKLEKHSPSSSQSYTDTAPIPGAEWDHHTMAAMHHAQFQALQQGHRPADLQYQPQGMHHDMSDSTLQPFQLAFGPTKPPQAPGFQQVFQGNSASLNINYNEKQKSQQQLLQLQQQLHRQHQMQQLQQMRQLQQQQQQQQQQQQQQHQMQQQQQLHQMQRQYQLQQMQQQLQQHAQGFQHPETIEKQRVKQGIESQDLASTQVKTDSSQTQVTIPQTQLPIPQGANYQESGPEEATPELQETQTKHQVLPRRSRRLSKDGPSPQGNQTSKEKVSAQNGGVGGVQGPTVGVIQSTPRRRRASKEVNLETLAQKASEMAFLPAKCEDITSGRPAGMAPLVIPVSVPVRKGQMDAPGNWTQLDNIQHPSEISHQQNQPDRKPSVIVARRLSIKNSASESFIQGKGQEDKSRRRPRPEPLVIPQPCTFITPSVYSSITPYQSNLRSPVRLLDHASFIPPYTPPPILSPVREGSGLYFSAVLSSMATGSQVLPPPSTPRSATRSLLHSSSSEITPPALSVIGEATPVSLEPRINIGSQYQAEIPELLDGTLALKDQHKATLVWLPNSQSDSTPSQDTRLDDLMNLVCSSVMYGGGTNPELAMHCLHECRGDVMEALEMMLMKNPIFSKNHHLANYHYAGSDCWTVDEKRYFNKGISAYTRDFFLVQKLVRSKTVAQCVEFYYTYKKQAKVGRNGTYTYGPLEPEDSIPVIKVKQEEENDSRQQEGTQDNVTLQNINNERADVAHEDQKNSSVEESSGLVAAPQPSFRTPPPAPPKPHSDSTGKKNRASIGNKTQGEPEGIFPCKKCSRVFYKVKSRSAHMKSHAEQEKKAAAQRQREEEERAAKARQEMLLEAARRKEEQRGGQEESSGAEESSVELDDEQDEDWH; encoded by the exons ATGAGTCTTTCTCCACACCAAAGAGGAACCGTAAACCGTATTAGCAAGCAGAATGTTGAAGCCATTGGTGAAACAATGCAGCATTCAGGAGATCTGTTCTACAATGTAGGTGCTTCCTCTTTGGAGCAAACTCACAGCAGCCCAGAGGCTTTGGTGGATTCTAGCCCTGAAGTCCAAAGTGTTTACAAATCTGATAAAGCATATGAGGTCCGAGGCCATTTTCAGCAATCGGAACCAGTAAAGTGGACACCTCAAAACCCAATGCAGACTGCATCTTGGTTTCAGGGCGCCCCGAACCTGAATAAGTGGTCACAGAACTTTGGACCTTCTCTAGGTGGTATGGATGACCCAAGAGCCTTTCACAAAGGTCATGAAATGGAGTCTATAAAGTTGGAAAAGCATTCACCAAGTTCCTCTCAGTCCTACACAGACACCGCTCCTATTCCCGGGGCGGAATGGGACCATCACACGATGGCAGCCATGCATCATGCTCAATTTCAGGCGCTCCAACAAGGTCACAGACCTGCAGACCTCCAGTATCAGCCTCAGGGAATGCATCACGATATGTCTGACTCTACTCTGCAACCCTTCCAATTGGCATTCGGACCTACCAAGCCACCACAGGCGCCTGGTTTCCAACAAGTCTTTCAAGGCAACAGTGCgtctttaaatattaattataacgAAAAGCAGAAATCGCAACAGCAGCTCTTGCAGTTGCAACAGCAGCTACATCGCCAGCACCAGATGCAACAGCTGCAACAAATGCGTCagttgcagcagcagcagcaacaacaacagcagcagcagcagcagcaacatcaaatgcaacagcagcagcagctgcatCAAATGCAACGGCAATACCAGCTGCAACAGATGCAGCAGCAACTGCAACAGCATGCACAAGGTTTTCAACACCCAGAGACTATAGAAAAGCAGCGAGTCAAACAAGGAATTGAGTCACAAGATCTAGCCAGTACTCAGGTGAAAACAGATTCGAGTCAGACCCAGGTTACCATCCCCCAAACACAACTTCCTATCCCTCAAGGAGCAAATTATCAGGAATCGGGTCCTGAAGAGGCCACTCCAGAACTCCAGGAGACCCAAACCAAACATCAGGTCCTCCCTCGCCGCTCCCGACGGCTTTCCAAAGATGGACCCTCTCCTCAAGGTAACCAGACATCCAAGGAAAAGGTTTCTGCTCAGAATGGAGGAGTAGGTGGAGTCCAAGGACCCACAGTGGGGGTCATCCAGAGCACTCCGAGACGACGGAGGGCCTCAAAGGAGGTCAACCTTGAGACTCTAGCTCAAAAGGCTTCAGAGATGGCGTTTTTGCCAGCAAAG TGTGAGGACATAACTTCTGGCAGACCAGCAGGTATGGCACCCCTAGTCATCCCAGTTTCGGTGCCAGTTCGGAAAGGTCAAATGGATGCGCCGGGCAACTGGACACAGCTGGATAATATTCAACATCCCTCAGAGATTTCACATCAACAAAACCAGCCTGATCGTAAACCCTCAGTTATTGTAGCACGCCGGCTCTCAATAAAGAACTCTGCATCCGAGAGCTTCATCCAG GGTAAAGGGCAAGAGGACAAATCCAGGCGCCGCCCGCGTCCCGAGCCTCTGGTCATACCTCAACCTTGCACATTCATCACTCCTTCTGTTTACTCCAGCATCACTCCCTACCAGAGCAATCTGCGCTCCCCAGTACGCCTGCTAGACCATGCCAGTTTCATCCCTCCATACACCCCTCCACCCATTCTTTCCCCTGTGCGAGAAGGCTCTGGGCTGTACTTCTCTGCTGTCCTGTCTTCTATGGCAACAGGCAGCCAGGTCCTGCCACCTCCATCCACACCCCGCAGTGCCACTCGAAGTTTACTGCATTCAA GCAGTTCTGAAATAACCCCTCCTGCTCTCTCAGTGATTGGAGAAGCAACGCCTGTCAGCCTAGAACC GCGAATAAACATCGGCTCTCAGTATCAGGCAGAAATTCCAGAACTATTGGATGGAACACTGGCCCTAAAGGACCAGCATAAAGCCACTCTGGTCTGGCTCCCTAATTCACAGTCTGATTCTACACCCTCCCAGGATACAAGAC TTGATGACCTGATGAACCTGGTCTGCTCCAGTGTCATGTATGGAGGAGGAACCAACCCAGAGCTAGCGATGCACTGCCTGCATGAGTGCAGAGGGGATGTCATG GAAGCTCTAGAAATGATGTTGATGAAGAATCCCATCTTCTCCAAGAACCACCATCTGGCGAACTACCACTACGCTG GATCAGACTGCTGGACTGTGGATGAAAAAAGATACTTCAACAAGGGAATTTCTGCTTACACGAGAGATTTCTTCTTGGTGCAAAAACTG GTGAGGAGTAAAACCGTGGCACAGTGTGTGGAGTTCTACTACACCTATAAGAAACAAGCAAAGGTTGGCCGGAATGGCACATATACATATGGACCTTTAGAGCCAGAGGATAGTATCCCTGTG ATCAAAGtgaaacaagaagaagaaaatgatAGCAGACAACAGGAGGGAACACAAGACAATGTGACACTTCAGAACATTAATAAT GAGAGGGCAGACGTGGCTCACGAGGACCAGAAGAACAGCTCTGTGGAAGAGTCTTCTGGCCTGGTGGCAGCTCCTCAACCCTCCTTCAGAACTCCTCCCCCTGCACCTCCGAAGCCTCACTCTGACAGTACTGGGAAGAAAAACAGGGCCTCGATTGGCAACAAAACTCAGGGAGAGCCGGAGGGTATTTTCCCTTGCAAGAAGTGCAGCAG GGTGTTCTATAAGGTGAAGAGTCGCAGCGCTCACATGAAGAGTCACGCCGAGCAGGAGAAGAAGGCAGCAGCACAGCGccaaagagaagaggaggagCGGGCCGCTAAAGCTCGACAGGAGATGCTTCTGGAGGCAGCGAGGAGGAAAGAGGAACAAAGAGGAGGACAAGAAGAGAGTAGTGGAGCTGAGGAAAGCTCAGTAGAGCTGGATGATGAGCAGGATGAGgactggcattga